The window TGGCAGACCCACATGCATGTAAAGTTACACCAACATTGAAGTTCCCGCAAAAATATTCTAAGTTTGACAACACCACCGATATATTTGTGAGACTTAACTTCCTAATTCTTGACAGAGCTCGATCGATCGATTCTTCCTTGTTTTCCAAAAGCGTTACCTAAAAACACGAAGAAAAAAACACTTCAGTTACTTTTGTTAATAGGAGGTAGTTTATAAATCCAATAAAGTACACGCCATACGTGGGACAAGGTTTATCCCCCGCTATCACAAGTAAGAAAAATAAGAGTGGCCTTTTCGACCAAGTATACCCTGTCCCTAACTTACAGCGCATAAATCGTTCACAACattaaaatttgaattaaaaGGCTCGATTATATCAGCTAACTGTGATTAGTAAGGCGGAGTAGCATATTTTAATCATTTGTAGCACCCCTAATCCGACATTACCCACTCAAAAAGGAGtttctttcttgaaaaaaaaaacgcagTAGAGTAGTTGTTAAAACTGTTTAAGATTTAGCTttttagctttattttttttttattttttgtaacccACAATTCAATTTCCCGGACCTATGCGGGCCGTCACGTTGATTGTTCCATAATTCAAATATCGCAAAAATTGCGCCTAGTTTATTTTCAACGTTCCTCAACCACCCTGCACATCTGCCTAGGTGGAACTATCGCAGCCCTCCGTGCATCCATCAGTGGATGCTGTTTCGACATTTCAGGAAATGGCCAAAAAAATCTTCACtttgcacattttttttacaagctcgtgagcttgtattaaaacgcaaatgtgtcctacaagaatagaaatttttgcctctctgagcaccgacacgggagtagtcgtgtgttcgaatctcatcttggtaactattttttctttttttttctttttactatctcgcctgcgaggatgtgtttccaactcgtaattaactaaccaaatggtcaattgcaacgtcacaaatttaaacttcatacctaaactctctaagtacttaaaAGTCATCGGCCaaatttggtatttgttttcgacaaaaattggcaaagttaacaaaaaaattatgctgaacataatagtgacatcataattttgatttttgtcacctaattgttattttaggccaaaattggaccaaaaattaaaattactttattttcgacaaaatttgacaaagttaacaaaaaaagtatgctgaacatgatagtgacatcaaaatgttaattttttgtcaactaaatgccgtttaagaccataaacgttccatcgcgcgactttcaaccatgaatgaggctgcattttttcttttttctagtaatatggttttttaactaaagctatttcctttttcgaacaattaagatcgtatattatttttctttattttgctttttctcactaagtgactttcttataccccgttgtttttttgttgttgttgttttgtttgttttttttgtttgtttttttggggggggttactgaatttcaaaaattttaggtggagcttgtggtctttcttcttcctgtcagtcagtttactccagactgacctaacgaaaattgaaatttcgaggaattttctatcaatattattgcctatccgaatagcaaaatatgtcgtgtctaacttcgtaacagaaatcacaatttcatagacagctttttataaactttgttggcgaggttgtttgcgtatatcatacgtcttgtttttataaaaaacattacccTATAAAAATTTGTCTCTCTACAGTAGGTACCTTTTTTAAACGCCAATTTAGAGTGGGTTCAACAGGTAGCCTGACATTTTCCTAACAAAGGCCAATTGTGATAATATTTACGGTAAAGCATACGTGACAAGCTGGTCTTAAAAAAGCGATGACAATACCAAGATGTCCTCCTCCAGCGCAAAAATCGACAACCTCGTCACCACTCCTTATTTGTGGAAGAACTCGAGACGCCATGTTTTCAATCTGTTGTCGTTTGCGCAGAGCACGTTGTTCTTTTAATTCTCCTAAAGAAAAGTGAAAAGTTTTAAACTTACATTTCCCGATTGCAAGTTTgtcttaaaaaacaaattttaaaaccaatgcTTCAGGAGCAGAAACCTTGACAGTAAATGCTTGCGCCACAAATCCTATCATTATATATCCCATTGTTATGAATTATAGACATTTACAGACGGACAACTTTTTTAACAACCAACCAATAAAAACTCAGAAAAACCCGCCGTCTTTAATGTAACGAAAATGGACCATGCTGAGCCTAAACACTGTGAGCTGCGGCCAACGAACGCTTTAATGGAAAAAATCCTTTATTTATCAACAAAATCCAACCTTCAGCAGGATTTACTCCGGATGGCAGTTTCTCCCATGGTATTGAAGTGAACGGTTCATCGTTATTAAAAGATGGGTTTATTTTATGGTATTGTAGTGTGTCGAGTATCCGAGGAAGGCTTTTCGTTATTTTAATATGCATTTGCTTTGGATTGGAAGCTTTCTCTTCGAATGAAACTACAATAAAGAATTGCATTAAATTACTAGAAAAAAACTGCAACGCTTTACAGGATTTTGAAGAGAAAAACATTGTTCAACGAGTAGAGAACAAAGGATGTTTAACAAATTCTTTGTGGTATTATTAAGATTATGACTATGATGtgatacaacaaaaaatacttGCACTTATTTGTTGCCATTTTAGACCTGTAAAGGGTATTGATTCAAAATTTACCAATTCAGAGGTTTTTGCAGTGTAAATGTGTATGCATAAAAGACGTAACGAGAAATTTTAAAGGCTTGTATACTAGTTAGAAAACCAAAATATATGCAGAGTGTCTTCAAATGTTTTACAACACTCTACggattttcaagattttttattattattaatagacTTTGGTATGTTTTGCAATATGTGAAAGTTGCACCAAGGTCAAATCTCCATGCACGTGTAAAAAAGACTCAAACATTTAAGTTTATGAGAAAGGAAGtatttaaaaagatacaaaagtttttggaaatgttaaCTTTAACGTTTTCAAGGTTCTTCTTGTGTGTGCAAAAAAAGGAAcgttttttaatcttaatattcCTTAGATTCTGCGGATCAATGGTCGGTGATCGCCCCTTATTTATGCATTGTCAAGGATTTTCAGGTTACCTAGTCTGATTTTAAGCGTTTCATGGTCCTACAGACACTGTATGATAAGACTCTAATATTTACCTGTAAACAATTATTCGTTAGAAAGTGGGCGATAATATGTGTCATATTTATATTACCGTGTTTGAGTATTTCGTGACCATTTGGAAACGAGAAGCACTTCACACTGTTCGAACACGCACAGGACGTCTCTCGAAGTTTATACACGTTGCACGCAGCAGGTAACACTCCCGGATGAGACGCACATCTAAGAAACCATTTATATGTCTGAGGTAGTTTCTTGAAGAACTGTTCAAGGGATGCTGAGCATGGTAACATCTATAAGGGaatatttttatatgaaaaattgccaagaAGAAACTAAACACTTAATAGGTTAAAAAAATGGTCAGTATTGTGGTACTTTTGTtggataaaatttaaatatttctgAAACAGCTGAAAAAGTTTTGTATCATTATTTTCTGCAAATTTGAAATGCTAATGAAAAGTAATAATTCCCCCATTCTTTCTCACAAATATTTCTAAGCAACAACACTGTGAAGCACGGCCATGTTGTTTGAGAACAAGCtaaaaattattagaaaacATGACGGGGTAgctttattttctaaaattttaaacatagaGCTGCAAACGTAAATgggtaaatcaaaacaaaaacttacaacaaataaaaactCCCACATGACAGCAAATATTATGAGATCTGCTATTGTTATTGTTAGTCCACATAAATAGGGCCAGTTAATGTCCTCGTTCGACTTTATATTCAACATCTCATCATTTATGTTTTCTAATAACTTATTGCTTGATTTACAAGTACACACAGTTTTTAATCCAAGCGCAGCCACAACACTATGTAACGAGTGAAATGTATTTTCACAACTCAACTTTACATTATCACGAATGCTATATAAATCCTTCTTTCTACCCGAAAAATACTTCGTCACATTAGGTGtctttttaataactaaaaattcTTTCTCTAGCTTCACAAATGCATCTGGTAATGTGATATGTGCCTCAACATCAACTAATTGTTTCTTCAGCTTTTTCACAGCAATGGGAAAATCAACTTCGCAAAATTTTGTCCAGCTACTGACCTGAAAAATTATCGAGAAAGGTAATgacaggttaaaaacaaaagacttAACAAATATCTCTAATGTTTTGGTCACAAATATGAGATTCTTCGTTCACAGtcaaaatagttttaattttcagaTTTGTGCTGCTgcaattaaccaatcagatttaCTAAATCTTGGCGACTACTCTATATACGCATGATATAAAAAATGATTGCATGTACAGGTGTGTTTTGAAtggttttgaaataaaaacaacttactgCTGCACAGGCTTTCAGGCAATTTTGTTTGTAAccctaaaataaaatacatattGTACATGTTCAATCcttttaatttaacaaaaattgcaATACAGATCCCTGAAGTGGTGTCTTTTCCCCACTTTAGTCACCCTTTTGCTGCAACATTGACATAGTTTTCTGTTTGATATCATTACTACATTTGGGGGTGCACTATTGAAATGATCGAGTAGTTTGCAAAACAAACTCCTAAATTTTTCTATGAGTCTCTTATTGAAATCATTCCATCTAAGGAACAATGCACTGGCATCAAAGATATTTTGATGTTTGTTACTTTATGTGGAAGCTCAAGATGATAAAATCAGGACTCAAACTGAATATCAAAGTAATCTGCGAAAATTAGGAGaatttcttcccttttttttttcttttttttggtttaaaGTTTATGTTGAACAAAATGTGGTGTTGTTTAAGCTTCATGCAATGACATTTTGATGCAGCGAAACGAACTGAGAtaatactatttttaaataaagatgaaGAATAATCACCGCATTTTGTCTTAAAATGATAAAAGAACGATCCTATAAAGCTTAAATCCCTGTAGGTtgattcaaaataaaaagaaagtggATCTAAGAAGTTTAGCatacttcttttttaaatgatgTTCTTTCAAACCTTAAATATTGTATATCCTTCCAAAATACCGAGAAAACGTCCCTTCAAAGCTTTAAAATCGCtgtatttctttttaatatgaataGAAAACATAAAAACCACCGTATTTTGTCATAAAGAATGATTAAATGATTAAAAAGTATCAATGTAGAAAAAGTGTAACACAAAGAATAtctatctctattataatacccgtatacgtctgtctgtctgtcacgcaaaatggtagcttagctgcgcaatagcgagaagcacgcaatgcggtataaaaaggacgggcgaacccgtggattttccacgggctaacaacttttcatttaaaaagatATACAAATGATTGTTAGCGCTTTTAAACAATAGCATGCATGTATATGTGTGATAACAAAAGGTTTAATTAAATTTATGCACAGTATATATTATTGAAATATAAAGTTTCGATATGCTAATTCTATGTTTAATAGGTGAAtttaatatgcaaaaaaaaaggaTCAAAGGATCGCTATCAATTAATTGAAAAGCTTTTCTGAACCTTGTTTGcattgaaataataataaattttgatgatgtatatttaaaaaatatttccacaaCTATTAGCATATCATAGAGGATAATTGGGAGTCTTGTGAAAAATCCATTTAGGTATATCAAgaatggaaaaataattaattttataaattagtATGATCATACAGTAGAATTATTATCCCATTATTGTTTTACACAAGAGTAGTGAGACAACATACCAAGTAAGATTCTAaacaattctttttatttttatccctTTCACTGTTTATTGCATCTTTCACAATTTGTCGTGTAACATGACACAATCCAGATGCCAGTAAATTATTCACTCTTGACAATTCAATGGCAGGAAGAGCAACATTTGATATTGTATGATTATCTCTAATTTCCAAATTAGCATCTGTAACAAGTACCATGAACTGGGCAACTTTGGAACCAAATGTATTGTCTATATATAGTGTCATGATCCTAtaattataaagaaaataaaaatgcttttcAGTACTAAATAAAGTTTCCTTTCCAAACAAACTTATTTTTGGAAATTGAAGTTTTTAGGAAGGAAATGGTTAGAGTTGATTTCTTCTTCGTAATTATTAATAAGACACacacttttttaatttcttatacacaataataaaatttaactaTAATGTGGACTTGCCTTGAGATATTATACCTTAGTTTTATTGCCGTTCTTTCAATTGTAAAAACAGGCACATATCATCTTATTCAATAAGACATATGAAGTTTTACCTTTAAAGTATCCCTCTAACTCCAAATATTTTGTAACTCTGGACAGTACACCTCTAATAAAACCCAGTGCAACATGTTTTTGGTTCACTGCAAAGTTGCCATTATAAAACGACATGATTTACAGGGCATAGATGCCTACTTTGTTCAAATTATGTGCAAATTAATTATATGGCCTTTTTGGAATAAACTGTAAGTACAGATGAATTTCAGCGTGAcgtgatatttttcttttgcatAGAGAAAAAATGGACATGTGCGCACACATGCACATACAGCAAACAATATAAACAACAAACTGCAAAGATCAGAGATGTTAAAGGTTACCTTCTACCtcaaaaaggttttcttttctttcttttataataGATAATGTTAAACTATTACAGAATTTGATtattattttgcataatttgttAATATAACTTTAGTTAATATATTCCTGTACCGACATAAGAGCTTAATTTTGAAAACATAGAATTGACTGTTAATTGCACCACTGTAGGGTGTTAAATctaaacctcgttcccagagcctGTTGTCTGCACAGGGAGATAAACCTTCACAATAATAAGGATTCAAAGTACAGTGCAATGATTAACCAAGAACACATTGTCTTCGCTACAAGACTGAGGAAAGTTTTTGATCCTGTAAAGTTGTGGTTTTTGTGGTCCAGGGAAATCAAGATTGTGGCTTGAACTTTTACTAGTCTCTTCTGTCCAAGGCGTCTTGTAAACAAGAATGCAAGATTAAAAAAGCATAGAGGACCAGAAAGCAAGATATAATATATTCATTTACTGATGACAAGGTGTTTGAAACAACACGGATTTTATTTCCCAATCTTCTGTGCAAGCAGAGTATGAGAGCGAAGCTCGATAACCCAAAATCCTCAGCAGTTCATTTCCCATATCTTACTGAAGGTGACGGACGTGTGCGATTTGTTGGTGTTTGCTATTGGTAAACTTCAGCTATGCTAATccgtttttaattctttttctatagctagctatattttattatttttccataaGTAGTAGAGATTTATATTTATTCTTTCTCttacataattttatttatttacttattgctATAGATCTAAAATTTATGGTGAGCTG is drawn from Hydractinia symbiolongicarpus strain clone_291-10 chromosome 8, HSymV2.1, whole genome shotgun sequence and contains these coding sequences:
- the LOC130654429 gene encoding glutathione S-transferase C-terminal domain-containing protein-like isoform X1 — translated: MTLYIDNTFGSKVAQFMVLVTDANLEIRDNHTISNVALPAIELSRVNNLLASGLCHVTRQIVKDAINSERDKNKKNCLESYLGYKQNCLKACAAVSSWTKFCEVDFPIAVKKLKKQLVDVEAHITLPDAFVKLEKEFLVIKKTPNVTKYFSGRKKDLYSIRDNVKLSCENTFHSLHSVVAALGLKTVCTCKSSNKLLENINDEMLNIKSNEDINWPYLCGLTITIADLIIFAVMWEFLFVMLPCSASLEQFFKKLPQTYKWFLRCASHPGVLPAACNVYKLRETSCACSNSVKCFSFPNGHEILKHVSFEEKASNPKQMHIKITKSLPRILDTLQYHKINPSFNNDEPFTSIPWEKLPSGVNPAEGELKEQRALRKRQQIENMASRVLPQIRSGDEVVDFCAGGGHLGIVIAFLRPACHVTLLENKEESIDRALSRIRKLSLTNISVVLSNLEYFCGNFNVGVTLHACGSATDLVLAKCLKMRASFVVCPCCYGSIRPTENITYPKSKKYQCLEEDDYFLLARSADQTSSNFDSDYSKQGKNSMLLIDHDRMMHAVEESRYDTRIYSMIPETCSPKNNLLVGSILKNSEL
- the LOC130654429 gene encoding glutathione S-transferase C-terminal domain-containing protein-like isoform X2; amino-acid sequence: MTLYIDNTFGSKVAQFMVLVTDANLEIRDNHTISNVALPAIELSRVNNLLASGLCHVTRQIVKDAINSERDKNKKNCLESYLGYKQNCLKACAAVSSWTKFCEVDFPIAVKKLKKQLVDVEAHITLPDAFVKLEKEFLVIKKTPNVTKYFSGRKKDLYSIRDNVKLSCENTFHSLHSVVAALGLKTVCTCKSSNKLLENINDEMLNIKSNEDINWPYLCGLTITIADLIIFAVMWEFLFVMLPCSASLEQFFKKLPQTYKWFLRCASHPGVLPAACNVYKLRETSCACSNSVKCFSFPNGHEILKHVSFEEKASNPKQMHIKITKSLPRILDTLQYHKINPSFNNDEPFTSIPWEKLPSGVNPAEGELKEQRALRKRQQIENMASRVLPQIRSGDEVVDFCAGGGHLGNAFGKQGRIDRSSSVKN